The DNA sequence GCTTGAGCCACTGCCTCCACTTGGCAAAGCGCCATGGTCAGCGTGAGCAGTACCGCGCCCACTTTCAACATAGATTTCATAGTCAGGCCTGAATAACGGACCGATTAAATTCGTGAATAACGGTTGATAACTGCGGTAGTAAATCCGGATCCCGTTCGATCCCGTTTCCCACAACGATCATGTCAGCACCAGCTTTGAGCGCTTCGTATGCTTTTTCGCCCGTATCGATCCCTCCCCCAACAATAAGGGGTGTGTCAATAACTTCCCGAACGGCTGTGATCATAGCGGGTGATACCGGGCGCGCAGCCCCACTGCCGGCATCCAGGTACATAAGCTGTAACCCAAGCATTTCTCCTGCCATAGCCGTGCAGGCGGCCACGCCGGGTTTATCGTGGGGCAGAGGCATGGTGCCACTAATGTAGGAAACGGTCGTCTGCGTGCCACTGTCGACCAGCATATAGCCCGTCGGCAGGATTTCCAAACCACTTTTTTTGAGGAGTGGGGCTGCAATGACATGCTGCCCGATCAGAAAATCGGGGTTGCGACCCGATATGAGTGATAGAAAAAGAACAGCATCGGCCGAGGGCTCGATGTGTAGTGGATTGCCGGGAAAAAGAACAACGGGCGTTGACGAATGTCGACGAATGGTGGCAATGACCTCTTTATGGACGTATTCAGTTACCAGACTACCCCCTACCAGAAAAAAATCAACGGGGTAACTCGCCGTGCGGTTGAGCAGGGATATAAACGAGTCTTGCCCGACCTTATCCGGATCGAGCAAGACAGCAAGCGATTTCTGACCCGACGCCTTACGGCTCCGAAGTGAAATCAACAGGTTGTGTTGTTGCCTTTTCGTGGTATCTGGTTGGCTCAGCGGTTGGATTGATGGCATTATTCTGACGGATGCGGCTCAGAAATCCAGCTAGCTGTTCCCGGGCAATATTGGTCAGGATGGATGTTACCAACCCACCGATCAACCCACTGGCAGCTGCGGACTTTTGCGTTTCTTTCGCCTGTTTCTTAACGGCCTGACGCGTTGACGGACGAGCGGGTGCTTCGTCATCATCGCCATCATACTCACTGTCAAAATCGCGATCCTCTGGCTCACCGTATTTCTCGGCGTAGCGGTACTCATCGGACTTGGGCAGAATAGCATTGGCAACCAAATATACGGCTAAAGCGGCACCCGCTACAAATGCGGCTGTTTTGCCAAGTTCACTGGCCTCGCCTTTCATAGAATCTACACTGTCTGATATCGACGTTTTAAACCGCTCAGTAGCAGCCATTAATTGGGCCCGCCGGGCAGTAGTGTCAGCAAAGGGTACTTTTGGATCTTCCATATGAATGGTATCTACGTACTGTCAATAAAAATTTAATTCTGATTCGTACTTGGTTTATCAATAGGTTCGGGGTGATTGCGGATTCTGCGGAGAGTAACCTTCTTGGTTACCCATCGTTGCGCGCGTTTGGGCCATAAGCTCCTGAACGGCATCTGACTTTTCCTCCACTTTTTTCTCCTGGCTCTTCTTGATCGCACTATAGGCGGCAACCCGAATTTTCGATTTGAAGAAATCTTTACCGGCCATCCAAATTACCGTAAGGATCAGAAAGAAGGCAGCAACGATCAGAAAGCCCAGGTAACGACTGTTCGTCACCTCATTAAGGTAAGCAGCCAGCAGGCTGAACAAGAATATTATGGTCATGGTGCCCAGCAGGGCGAGCACAATACCGTGAACGCCAACGACAACTCCTTCCTCCAGTTTACCACGGGTTTCAAGCGTAAAAAGCTCGATTCGTGCTTCTAAATAGCGGAATATATTTTCCCGAATTTCTTCCAAACGTTCCAGCATGATTGTGAGCATTTTGTTACACAGCTCTGCGGTATCTACAAAAAAGCGTCCATTTTGTTCAAAAAACATACCCTCCCCCTGGCCAGTACGGCTGGTATGTGGCTAACTGCCTTATTTTGAAGGCATCAGCACAACCGGCAAAAAGAATGACTCAAAAAAGACTATCCTGATCAGAAACGGGCGGCTCAATGAGTAATTTACCGGTTGATAAACAGGGACAGGATTGTGGAAAAAACGCTCATTCGAGCGCGCTTATGGATCTTTTTACCCATAGACAATGACTATTCGGCATCATCCGGCCAGTAATACCTGAAGGAGGTCGAAGCGTTTCCGGTACTTTTTGGCACCGGCTTAAACAAAAACAGCCCCGGTAGAAGACTACCGGAGCTGCCTGAAAAGGGTATGTTTGTGTCAGAAGTAACCGCCGTCGATTAATGCGCTAATGACGGAGTAAGAAATCCTGCGTATAGGTTCCTAATTGGACTGACGTAGCTTCGCTTCAATCGTTTGCTGGGTATGAGGTACCGCCCGCAGCCGCTCCTTAGGAATCAGTTTGCCGGTATCCTTGCAGATCCCGTAGGTTCCATTCTTGATACGCACCATAGCTGCATCAAGCTGCTGGGTAAACTTCTGCAAACGGGCTGCCAGCTGGCTCAGATTTTCGCGCTCACTAGTGTCGGCTCCATCTTCCAGCGCCTTTGAGTTACCCGATGTGTTGTCGGTGCCGCTGTCGTTGCGTTTGCTAAGCGTTTCTTTGATATAGTTTAACTCGCTGCGGGTAGCCTCGAGCTTCTGACTAATCAACTCCTGGAACTCCCGAAGATCTTCTTCAGAATATCGTTTTTTCTCTTCCTGAACCATAACGGTTATCTATAAGCAGGTGATTGGCTCAATACAGCTGCAAAATTAACGTATTTCAGGCTGATTTTCAATGTACCTTTCGATAACTTATAAGGCATAGACAATTTTTATCTAACTACAGATAAAACAATTATCCAATTTAAATTCTGCTTTCAGGTTCTGCCGTAACAAACTATTCTGATGTTTTCGGCGAACGTAGACGATTATACGGAAGCACTTTGTTATACTAATCTGAGAAAAAATATACCTTTCATGATATCGTTATTGTTTTGCTAAGTTTGCGACACACTTCATCGCTATTTTTTGTTTACGTACCAAAGTTATGGCTATGGCATATATTGAACCAGCCCCAATAAAAGATAAAGAGAATCCACTTGAGTCAATGATGTCGCGTTTCGACGCGGCAGCCCGTATGCTGGGCATATCAGACGAAATGTACGACATCCTCAAAGTACCGGCCCGCCAGGTCATCGTTGGTCTGCCGGTAACGATGGATAACGGTAGCATTCGGGTTTTTGAAGGGTATCGGGTTATTCACTCCAACATCCTGGGTCCGTCGAAGGGCGGTATCCGGCTTGACCCCGGTGTTCACCTCGACGAGGTTCGGGCGCTGGCCGCCTGGATGACCTGGAAGTGTGCCGTTGTTGACATCCCCTACGGTGGTGCCAAAGGCGGAATTGCCTGTAACCCACGCGAGATGTCGGCGGGTGAAATTGAGCGGCTCATCCGGCAGTATACGGTTGCCATGCTCGACGTGTTTGGCCCTGACCGCGACATTCCGGCCCCCGATATGGGTACCGGTCCCCGTGAGATGGCTTGGATTGTGGACGAATACTCGAAAGCAAAAGGTATGACAGTCAACAATGTTGTAACGGGTAAACCACTGGTACTGGGCGGCTCGCTGGGCCGTACTGAAGCAACCGGGCGGGGTGTTACCGTGGCAGCGCTGGCGGCTATGGACAAGATGCGCATGAATCCGTACCGTACTACGGCGGCTATTCAGGGCTTTGGGAATGTAGGCTCGTTTGCGGCCGAACTCCTGCACGAACGTGGGGTGACGGTGGTAGCTGTGAGTGATATTTCGGGCGGGTATTATAACGCTACGGGTATCGACATAACCGCAGCCGTTGCGTATCGAAACGCTAATAAAGGTACTCTGGACGGCTTTAGCGGTGCCGAGAAGATCTCAAACGAGGAACTGTTGTCGCTGCCGGTCGATGTGCTGGTTCCAGCGGCTAAAGAAGACGTTATAACCGACGATAATGCCGGATCGATCCAAGCTAAGATGATTGTTGAAGGGGCCAATGGTCCTACGTCAGCCTCGGCCGACGAAATCATCAACAGCAAGGGCATTCTGGTCGTCCCTGACATCCTGGCTAACGCGGGTGGTGTGACTGTCTCCTACTTCGAGTGGGTGCAAAACCGGATTGGCTATAAATGGACACTTGATCGCATCAACCGCCGGGCCGACCGCGTCATGAAAGACGCATTCGACCGGGTTTTCGATACCTCTCAAAAGTACCAGGTACCCATGCGGCTGGCGGCTTACATCGTGGCAATTGACAAGGTAGCCAGTACCTATAAATTCCGCGGAGGCTACTGATTTAGCCCAAAAGGTATGATGTGTACTGTATGATGTATAATTTTGCCCGTACTTGATGCATTAAAAATCCATCATACAATACACATCATAAATTTTTGCTATGCGCTTACACCGCGAGGGAAACACGATAATGCTTACAACCGGGCTGGTTCTGCTCACGCTGAATCTGCTCGCCTACTTCTTTTTATTTTCCGATAATTCGACGGCAACGCTGCTGCTGGCCGTAGCCAGTCTTATTTTGTTTGTGCTGGTCGTTCAGTTTTTCCGGATACCCAACCGATTGCTGACAACGGGCGATACGAAGGTTATTGCCCCCGCCGATGGGACGATCGTTGTTATCGAGGAAACGGAAGAAAGTGAGTTTTTCAAGGCGCGCCGTCGGCAGGTTTCCATTTTCATGTCGCCCCTTAACGTACACGTCAATCGCAATCCTGTATCCGGCATCGTTCGCTATTTCAAATATTACCCGGGCAAATACCTGGTTGCCTGGCACCCGAAATCCAGCACCGAAAACGAACGGACAACCGTCGTTATCGAATCGCCTAGCGGTGTTCAGGTACTCATGCGGCAAATTGCCGGTGCTGTTGCCCGACGCATCATCTGGTACGTGAAGGAAGGCCAGCCCGTTGAACAGGGCGATGAAATGGGATTTATTAAGTTTGGCTCCCGTGTGGACGTGTTTCTGCCCCTTGACGCTGAAATACTCGTCAACATTGGCGACCGTACCAAAGGGGGTGTAACTGTTCTCGCTGACCTGAAATAGGGTCAATTGCAGCCTCTACAGTGCAATACTAAGCAGTTCGCCCCGTTCACTCTCCGTAACGATAAGGCCGAGCCCACCCGAGGGGTCAAAAAAGCAGTTGGTTGGATTTTGGCCGGGTAGCTGAATATCCCGGATGTGGTCGCCGTCGATTGATAGAACCCGGACAAGCCCCGCGCCCAATACAGCTACGTATAAGTTTCCGTCGGGTCCCACGGCCATCCCATCAGGGCCGGGTGTATGGGCATTGGCGAGGCCATCGTTCACCTGCGACCATACCCGAATAGTTTCCCAACTCAGCCCTTCATCATCCCAGTACCCTTCCCATATACGCTGGCGATGGGTTTCTGCGATCAGCAGGGTTTTGGTGGTTGGAAAGAAAGCCAGGCCTTTGGGGTATGACAGCCCATCGGCAATTACCTGCACGACACCATCGGTTGTATAGACCGCTACATATCCCGTATCGTCCCCGTCCGGGGAGCCCGGGCAGCTAAAAATCAGATTATTGCGGCTGTCGAACAGCAAGTCGTTGGGACTGCTGAGCGGTATTCCACCGACTGCGTCCACAATCGTTTCAGTTTTTTTCGTATTGATGTGCGTCCGGCGAATCGAGTTCTGACCCGAATCGCAAAACCAAACGTAGTTGTTGTGAATAACGGCCCCGGTCGGACGACCGCCCGTGTGTATACGCAATAGGCTTCCATCCTTATCACGACAGATCAGCCCCTCACCTTCCTGTTCTACACACCAGAGACAACCTGTTTCATCAAATGCAGGTCCTCCCGGAAACTTAAGTCCGTCAACCAGTACACGTACGTTATCCATACTACACAATTAGTTACTCACTACATACGCATTGCCTTCCTCCCCATACACGCAGACCAAAAGCCTGCGGAGCTCACGCTAGGGAAGTTTCTCGTTCCTATTTCGTTGTTTGAGGCTTTAGCAATATCCAGCTTTTAGGCCAGCCCTACCGGTCGCACCGGTTTTGCCGTACATACGTAGAAGAGGACACATGTCTTTTTGTTCAAAAAACTTAGTGATGCCCAAACAAATCAGTACCTGTACATAGAACCCCCGAAATCGCACTCCCGTTATTTACAGCATTATTCTACGATTATTTTGTAGCTTCGTAACATACATAAGCCCCCTAGCTATGACATACGATTACATTATTGTAGGCGCCGGATCAGCGGGTTGCGTACTGGCCAATCGGCTTTCCGCCGACCCGGCCATACGGGTTCTGTTGCTGGAAGCGGGTGGTCCGGACACGAAGCTGGAAGTGCACATTCCGGCAGCTTACTCCAAGCTCCATGGCACGGCCGTAGACTGGGGGTTCTGGACCGAACCGCAAACGGCGCTCAATGGCCGTCGTATGTACCAGCCCCGGGGAAAAACGCTGGGCGGCTGCAGCTCAACCAATGCCATGGCCTACGTGCGGGGCAATCGTCATGATTACAACGATTGGGCTGCCTTAGGCAATCCGGGCTGGAGTTACACTGATGTGCTGCCATATTTTATTCGGTCGGAACACAATGAACAGATCAGCCAGCTCGATGCGCACTACCACGGCCAGAACGGCCCCCTCAACGTAACGTTTGCCACGCGCTTTAGAACACCGCTGGCCGATGCGTTCGTGCGATCATGCCAGCAAACGGGTATTCGACCCAATCACGATTATAATGGGGCTGAGCAGGAAGGAACCGGTTTCTTTCAGTTTACGATCAAGGACGGTAAACGCCATAGTGCCGCTACGGCCTTTCTAAAACCCGCCATGAACCGTCCCAATCTGACGGTGATTACCCACGCCATGACCAAACAGGTCATCCTGAGCCACGATCGGGCTACTGGCGTGGAGTTTGTGACGGGGAAAAATCAGACCCGTATAGCCACGGCTACCAAAGAAGTCATCCTGTCAGCAGGTGCATTCCAGTCACCCCAGCTGCTCATGTTATCCGGCATCGGACCAGCCGACGAACTCCGGCGGGCGGGGATCATGTGCCGGAAAGACCTTCCGGGCGTGGGCCAGAATTTGCAGGATCACCTGTTTTCGGGCGTTAGCAGTTTATGCTCCCAGCGGGGTATCTCGTCGAACTACCACCTCAAGCCCTTTAATCAGCTAAAAGCGCTGGGCCAGTACCTTCTGTCCAAGAAGGGGCCGATGACAATCAGCCCGCTCGAAGCCGTAGCGTTTTTGAAAACGGACCCTACTCAGGAACGGATCGACATGCAGTTCCATTTCGCGCCGGTTCACATGGGCGACGACTACACGGTTGATATGTACGACCTCGCCAGCTGGCCCACCACCGATGGCTACCTTATCCTGCCAACGCTATTGAAACCCAAAAGTGTAGGCTACGTGGGTATACGATCGGCTAATCCCCTCGATACACCGGTGATCCAGCCTAACTACATGGACCACGAAGACGACCGTCAGGTGCTCATCAATGGCATGCGACTGGCACTGGATGTGATGGAAGCCGACGGGTTTGGCCCCTATCGCCAGCGGATTCAAACGCCCATCGCCAGCCGCACCGACGATGTTATCTGGCAGCATATTCTACAGCAGCTGGAGACGGTTTATCACCCCGTTGGGACCTGCAAGATGGGCCCCCAAACCGATGAAATGGCCGTTGTGGGCAGTGATCTGCGGGTTCGGGGTATCGAAGGGCTCCGGGTGGTTGATGCGTCGATTATGCCCACGATCGTATCGGGTAACACAAACGCGCCGGTGCTGATGATTGCGGAGAAAGCCGCCGACCTGATTCTGGGAAATCAGCTGGCTGGCGCGGCCCGGCAAACCGTTTCGCACTAAGGAAAATCAGAGCGCGGTCAGCATGTCGATGTTGCGCTCAACAATCTCAATCACGAGTACGTCGGGGCGCTCGGCTTTTACCTGGCTCAGGTTAAGCCGGGGGCTCCGTACTACGTACATTTCGCGGAAATAGCTCGGCACGAACTGGTTCATGGTGTAGCTGAACGAATCTCCCAATAGGAATAGCTTGGGCGACTGGGTGTTGGCCGTCACGAATCGCTCCGTTGGCAGGTTCGTTTCCGGATTGGGCGTACTCTCCAGCTTTTTGATACGCAGGGGTGCTGGCGGGTCTATCTGGTAATTCACCGAGTCCTGAATTTCCCGGTTCAGCGCCAGTAGAAATACCAGGTCGCCGGGCGAGCCCGCTTTGGGGCGGATTCGGTAGCCAGCCAGCTGGGGCTGCGGCATCTGAGGGAAATCCTGTCGGACCCGTTCAGCCAGCCCCATTGAAGCAATCAGGGAGCCAAAATCATTCCAGTGCGTGTCGGTCTGGCAGTACGTTACGTTGATGGTTTTGGCGGCCCGTAGTTTCTCCCGCACGTCAACGAGTGGAATCGTGGTATGCTGCGCCAGGTGCTGTTTCAGCAAGTCGAAATTGGACGGCGATTTACGTGTTTTCAGGTAATCTGGTACGTTCTCGGGATAGATCGTGTAGGAATCAGGGGCGACCAGTACGTAGAGTTTCGTGCCCTGTTTAGCCAGTTCCTGCTGGTAACCAACCAGCCGCGTGCTGATGGAATCCAGCGTTGCCGTCGAGAGTGGTTTCAGACCCCGGTACTGGTTAACGACCATGTTGTGGCTGTTTCCCGGAAAAAACCAGCCGTTCTTGCCAAGGACAACCTTCTCGGGCAGGGGGGAAACCCCCAGCACCCCGAACTTCCAGTGACTGTACTGATAAAACAGGGCATTCCGCCAGCCGAAATTCTCTTTGTAGTACGTACCAAACTGGCTGATAAATGTCCGGACGTGCGGAAACTCGAACGCAGGGAACGGAGCCAGCAACCGCTTTTCGGTACTCTTAAACCCGGCCGACAAGCCAAGCCACTGATCGAGTGTGGGCAATACCAGCAACGCAATGAACCCTATCCCGGTAGCAAAAAACCGGTAATGTCTGGCGGGTACTTCCTGCCTGGGGGGTAATGGCTCACCAGTGGTCAATGGGCGAACAGATCCCTTCGATGAAGGCATACGAACGAATGTTAGAATCGAAAGTAAATGAAGGGGTTGTAGGTATCGGCTGCCAGGTACATAACGGCCATGATAAACAACCCAAATAAACCAACGGCGTAGAGCGAATCGAGGGCACGACGGGCAACGCTGTAGCCCAGCCGTATCTGCATCTGTTGCCACCCCCGCTGGAACCAATGATAAACGGGCATCGACAGCACAACGCCCAGCAGCAGCGCAGCTACGACTTCGGTGTTCAGTAGAATGACCGGCGGGAACGCTACGTTTACACCGGTTGGGGGTGCCAGTCCCAGCATTTTTTTAAGAAAGGCAAGCCCCTCGGTCAGGGTTTCGGCCCGGAAAAAGACCCAGCCCACCAGCACCACGATGAGCGCGTACAGGTGCGCAATGGGTGCCCAGATTCGCTCCAGCCATTTGCCCAGCCCCGCCCGCTCGATCATCAGGAAAAACCCATGGTATAAGCCCCATACAATAAAACTCCAGCTGGCCCCGTGCCACAGCCCCGTGACCAGAAAAACGATGAGCAGATTGCGGTAGGTCCGCATCTTACTGCCCCGGTTTCCCCCCAGCGGAATGTATACATAATCGCGAAACCAGCTCGATAGTGAAATATGCCAGCGTCGCCAGAAATCCTGGATGGAACGGGCCACGTAGGGATAGTTGAAGTTCTCTTTGAAGTCGAAGCCAACCATTTTGCCCAGGCCAATCGCCATATCCGAGTAGCCGGAGAAATCGAAATAAATCTGAAGGGTATAAGCTATGATGCCCAGCCAGGCCGTAGCGGTTGGGTAACTGTCGGGTGGAGCGTTGAAGACGGTATCGGCCAGTTCGGCAAAGGTGTTAGCCAGCAGGATTTTCTTGGCCAGACCGATGATAAACCGTTCAGCGCCGAGTCCGAATTTCTCAAACGTTGTTGTTCGGTCGGCCAGTTCGGGGGCAATGTCGGCGTAGCGTACGATGGGGCCGGCAATCTGGTGCGGAAACATTGCTACGTAGGTACCGTAGTCCAGAAAGCTCTTGTTAGCCCGGATACGGCCCCAGTAAATATCGAGAGTATAGGAAATGCCCTGAAAGGTGTAGAAACTGATACCGATGGGCAGGGCTATCTGCGCCAGCGTCAGATTTTCGGCGTCGGGCAGTGCAAATGCTTCGGCAAAACCCCGCACGGAGTCAAACAAAAAGTTGGCGTATTTGTAATAAAAGAGCAGCGACAAACTACCCACCAGCGAGAGCCAGAGACCCGCCCGACGACGGCCCCGCTCAATGAGCTGCCCCGCTACGTAGTTGATCAGGGCCGATCCCAATAAGACCAATACAACCGGTCCTTCGCCCCATGCATAAAAAACCAGACTGGCCGCAAACAGGAAGGCATTATGCCAGCGTTTCGGCAGCAGGTAATAGATGAACAGGAATAACGGCAGGTAGAGGAATAAAAAGATTGCCGAACTGAATAGCATGTTATTTTTGTCGGGTATTTAGCGCAAAAATACCCTTTTCACGCAACAAACCCAGAAGGATTGTAGACCGGTGCCTATGAAGTCCGTAATTGAAATTTTATCCAACAGCACGAATGAATGGGGACCCGGAAGCGCGTCAGCGCATTGGCTGGCGGGTGGCTCCGTGGCTACGTGGATCGGCGTCTCGGGTCTGTTGCTGCTGGTGCTGGCTGTTTGCGTGAATCGTAACACGCTGAAATTAGGTCGATTACAACCAATAAGAGCATCCTATGCCCTTGCGTGCCTGATTCTGATTGGTTTCTGTCCACTAGGCTGCGGCCCGATCGATACACTGGAAGATGCGTCGGCCGCCCGCCAGGCAGCCGGTTCAGGTTGCGACCAGCCCGACTGCCTGCCCCTGGCTCCCACCCGCGTCCCGAAGGGAGTGCCCCCCCCACCCGCTCCGCAGGGGCTACCCGTGCCTACGTTCAGCCCCCAGTCGGGCACGCTGGCTTTCGGTACCGGTATAAGCCTGGGTGTTACGACGCTGCCCGTTGGCGCCGTTATCGAGTATTCGTATGATGACGGGAAAACCTGGATACCCGGCGATAAGGCTCCGATTTTGGGCGTACAACCTATCCTGAGCCGTACCCGGATCAACGACCTCACATCCAGTCCCAGCCAGGCTTCCTTCACGCCCTTTTATAAACGCATGATGGTCATTGGCAACAGCATCATGAACCACGGCCCCCTACCCGCCCAGGGTTGGTTCAACAGCAACGGGATGGCAGCGTCGGCACCCGAAAAAGATTATGTCCACCTCCTCACCGCACGCCTGGCCCAGCAGTATCCTCAGGTAACCATGCGGCTGGTATCGGGGGGGGATTTTGAGCGTCAGTTTGGTAAGCCCGACTACAGTATTGATGAATTTAACGAACCCCTGCAACAGTTCAAACCCGACCTGATCATCGTACGGCTGGGCGAAAATGTGGACGAAGGAGACGTATTGAGTCCCCGGAATTTTGAAGCTCAGTACCGTAAACTGCTCGAGCGACTCGCTACCTACACTGGTCAGCCCGTCAAGATCGTGTGCACGACGAGCGTCTGGAAACGCACCCAGACCGACATCGTTATCCGGCGGGTAGCGACGGAGAAAGGTATTACGCTGGTCGACCTGAGTTCGATGGTGGGTCAGGACCAGTTTTTCGCGTTCAATGAGTACAAGGATGCCGCCATTGGTGCCCACCCGAATGACAATGGCATGAAACGCATTGCTGATTTGATCTGGGCCAAATTGCCCTAAAAGACTATTCGAGCCCTGTCTGTGCCCCTGTAGGTCCTTGGTAGCAGTGTCAACGCTGGTGGGCGTTCAACCCGTCACAAAAAAGGCGCTCTCTGTTACAGAGAGCGCCTTTTTTGTGACGTTGGGTCCTTACCCTGACTTCGTCTGAGTATCCGATCAGAAGAAGGACAGGCGTAGTACAAAAGGACTACCGTAAATAGTACGGGCCAGCGCATTATCACTGTAGTTCAGGTTGTAAAGAGCCGTCAGATTTACCCCGAAACGCCTGGATATGGGCTGCATATACGTCAACCCCAGCAATGGAGCGGTCAACGATGCCTGTACACTCCCGCGCCCATCTACCTTCTCCTGAATAGTACTGTTCTCAATTTCACCGTGCAGATACAGGTTCGATATGAGGGAAGGAA is a window from the Spirosoma rigui genome containing:
- a CDS encoding GMC family oxidoreductase, translating into MTYDYIIVGAGSAGCVLANRLSADPAIRVLLLEAGGPDTKLEVHIPAAYSKLHGTAVDWGFWTEPQTALNGRRMYQPRGKTLGGCSSTNAMAYVRGNRHDYNDWAALGNPGWSYTDVLPYFIRSEHNEQISQLDAHYHGQNGPLNVTFATRFRTPLADAFVRSCQQTGIRPNHDYNGAEQEGTGFFQFTIKDGKRHSAATAFLKPAMNRPNLTVITHAMTKQVILSHDRATGVEFVTGKNQTRIATATKEVILSAGAFQSPQLLMLSGIGPADELRRAGIMCRKDLPGVGQNLQDHLFSGVSSLCSQRGISSNYHLKPFNQLKALGQYLLSKKGPMTISPLEAVAFLKTDPTQERIDMQFHFAPVHMGDDYTVDMYDLASWPTTDGYLILPTLLKPKSVGYVGIRSANPLDTPVIQPNYMDHEDDRQVLINGMRLALDVMEADGFGPYRQRIQTPIASRTDDVIWQHILQQLETVYHPVGTCKMGPQTDEMAVVGSDLRVRGIEGLRVVDASIMPTIVSGNTNAPVLMIAEKAADLILGNQLAGAARQTVSH
- a CDS encoding MBOAT family O-acyltransferase, which gives rise to MLFSSAIFLFLYLPLFLFIYYLLPKRWHNAFLFAASLVFYAWGEGPVVLVLLGSALINYVAGQLIERGRRRAGLWLSLVGSLSLLFYYKYANFLFDSVRGFAEAFALPDAENLTLAQIALPIGISFYTFQGISYTLDIYWGRIRANKSFLDYGTYVAMFPHQIAGPIVRYADIAPELADRTTTFEKFGLGAERFIIGLAKKILLANTFAELADTVFNAPPDSYPTATAWLGIIAYTLQIYFDFSGYSDMAIGLGKMVGFDFKENFNYPYVARSIQDFWRRWHISLSSWFRDYVYIPLGGNRGSKMRTYRNLLIVFLVTGLWHGASWSFIVWGLYHGFFLMIERAGLGKWLERIWAPIAHLYALIVVLVGWVFFRAETLTEGLAFLKKMLGLAPPTGVNVAFPPVILLNTEVVAALLLGVVLSMPVYHWFQRGWQQMQIRLGYSVARRALDSLYAVGLFGLFIMAVMYLAADTYNPFIYFRF
- a CDS encoding geranylgeranylglyceryl/heptaprenylglyceryl phosphate synthase, with translation MPSIQPLSQPDTTKRQQHNLLISLRSRKASGQKSLAVLLDPDKVGQDSFISLLNRTASYPVDFFLVGGSLVTEYVHKEVIATIRRHSSTPVVLFPGNPLHIEPSADAVLFLSLISGRNPDFLIGQHVIAAPLLKKSGLEILPTGYMLVDSGTQTTVSYISGTMPLPHDKPGVAACTAMAGEMLGLQLMYLDAGSGAARPVSPAMITAVREVIDTPLIVGGGIDTGEKAYEALKAGADMIVVGNGIERDPDLLPQLSTVIHEFNRSVIQA
- a CDS encoding Glu/Leu/Phe/Val family dehydrogenase, producing MAYIEPAPIKDKENPLESMMSRFDAAARMLGISDEMYDILKVPARQVIVGLPVTMDNGSIRVFEGYRVIHSNILGPSKGGIRLDPGVHLDEVRALAAWMTWKCAVVDIPYGGAKGGIACNPREMSAGEIERLIRQYTVAMLDVFGPDRDIPAPDMGTGPREMAWIVDEYSKAKGMTVNNVVTGKPLVLGGSLGRTEATGRGVTVAALAAMDKMRMNPYRTTAAIQGFGNVGSFAAELLHERGVTVVAVSDISGGYYNATGIDITAAVAYRNANKGTLDGFSGAEKISNEELLSLPVDVLVPAAKEDVITDDNAGSIQAKMIVEGANGPTSASADEIINSKGILVVPDILANAGGVTVSYFEWVQNRIGYKWTLDRINRRADRVMKDAFDRVFDTSQKYQVPMRLAAYIVAIDKVASTYKFRGGY
- a CDS encoding alginate O-acetyltransferase AlgX-related protein; protein product: MPSSKGSVRPLTTGEPLPPRQEVPARHYRFFATGIGFIALLVLPTLDQWLGLSAGFKSTEKRLLAPFPAFEFPHVRTFISQFGTYYKENFGWRNALFYQYSHWKFGVLGVSPLPEKVVLGKNGWFFPGNSHNMVVNQYRGLKPLSTATLDSISTRLVGYQQELAKQGTKLYVLVAPDSYTIYPENVPDYLKTRKSPSNFDLLKQHLAQHTTIPLVDVREKLRAAKTINVTYCQTDTHWNDFGSLIASMGLAERVRQDFPQMPQPQLAGYRIRPKAGSPGDLVFLLALNREIQDSVNYQIDPPAPLRIKKLESTPNPETNLPTERFVTANTQSPKLFLLGDSFSYTMNQFVPSYFREMYVVRSPRLNLSQVKAERPDVLVIEIVERNIDMLTAL
- a CDS encoding TraR/DksA family transcriptional regulator, with product MVQEEKKRYSEEDLREFQELISQKLEATRSELNYIKETLSKRNDSGTDNTSGNSKALEDGADTSERENLSQLAARLQKFTQQLDAAMVRIKNGTYGICKDTGKLIPKERLRAVPHTQQTIEAKLRQSN
- a CDS encoding phosphatidylserine decarboxylase family protein codes for the protein MRLHREGNTIMLTTGLVLLTLNLLAYFFLFSDNSTATLLLAVASLILFVLVVQFFRIPNRLLTTGDTKVIAPADGTIVVIEETEESEFFKARRRQVSIFMSPLNVHVNRNPVSGIVRYFKYYPGKYLVAWHPKSSTENERTTVVIESPSGVQVLMRQIAGAVARRIIWYVKEGQPVEQGDEMGFIKFGSRVDVFLPLDAEILVNIGDRTKGGVTVLADLK
- a CDS encoding phage holin family protein; the encoded protein is MLERLEEIRENIFRYLEARIELFTLETRGKLEEGVVVGVHGIVLALLGTMTIIFLFSLLAAYLNEVTNSRYLGFLIVAAFFLILTVIWMAGKDFFKSKIRVAAYSAIKKSQEKKVEEKSDAVQELMAQTRATMGNQEGYSPQNPQSPRTY
- a CDS encoding SMP-30/gluconolactonase/LRE family protein produces the protein MDNVRVLVDGLKFPGGPAFDETGCLWCVEQEGEGLICRDKDGSLLRIHTGGRPTGAVIHNNYVWFCDSGQNSIRRTHINTKKTETIVDAVGGIPLSSPNDLLFDSRNNLIFSCPGSPDGDDTGYVAVYTTDGVVQVIADGLSYPKGLAFFPTTKTLLIAETHRQRIWEGYWDDEGLSWETIRVWSQVNDGLANAHTPGPDGMAVGPDGNLYVAVLGAGLVRVLSIDGDHIRDIQLPGQNPTNCFFDPSGGLGLIVTESERGELLSIAL